Part of the Sandaracinaceae bacterium genome, AACTCGGTCTCGTCGATCTCGAACACCGCGTCCAACGGCGGGAGCTGCTCGAGCAGACGGCCCCACTCGTCGAGGCGCCGCATGCCCTCCATGAGCAGCCCCTGCGTGCTCATGGAGATGGTCTCCTCGTCGATCCGAACCGGGCGGAACTCGAGCTCGAAGGTACCCTCGTTCCACACGAGCGAGCGATAGAGCGCCCACTCGCCACGAAGCTTGCCGAGCTCGGCGTGCTTGAGACCGCCGACGTCGAAGAAAATGGAGCCGCGCTGACCGCTGGGCGACGTGAGGTGGAGCACGCCGCTCTTGCGGCTGATGTCGATGGTCTGCAGCAAGTCCACCAGACCCATGTCGGCGAGAGAGCCGCTGAAGCGAGTCTTGGTCTCCACGCTCTTGCGCTCGAGCCCGACGCGCTGTCGCCGCTGCAGCTCGAGGTTCACCCGGGTGATGATCTCTTTGATGTAGATGGGCTTGGTGAGGTAGTCCTCGACACCCAGCTCGAGCCCCTTGACCTTGCTCTCCACCGACCCGTCGCTCGACAAGAACATGAAGGGGATGTCCTTGGAGTCGTCCGCGGCGCGCAGCCTCTCCACCAGCTGGAACCCGTCCACCTCGGGCAAGCGCGTGTCGCTGATGATCATGTCGGGCCGACTGAGCCCGATCATCTCGATGGCGGTGAGCGCGTCGACGCATGTCGTGACGCTGTAGCCGGCCTTGCGCAGGCTGACCTCCAGCACACGGAGGCTGCGCTGATCGGCATCGACGAGGAGGAGGTTTTGCTTGGCCACAGGCGGTAGGAGTCCTTGCTCGTTGGCCATTGTAAGGGCCCACGCACGACACGTCGACCACGTTCTGGGTCACCACACGACGCGCAATTCCGTATGCGCCGCGCCCCGTGTCGACCCTCGTGGGGGCCACGCACGTGCCGTCGTCCTTGACGGGCTTCGAGCGGGTCGCATATCGTCCAGCGCATCATGCACACCGTGTCCTCGTCCAGTCTTCGTCGCCCGCTCAAGAGGCGGCTCACCCGCTCGTTCGGGACGCTGCTGCTCGGTGCCGCCGCTGCGCTCGGGACGGCCGCCTGTGGCGACGACACGGGCGAGCTCGAGATCCTCCGCGTGGACCCGCAGGCAGGCGCCATCCAGGGCCAGCAACGCGTGACCATTCAGGGACGCAACTTCCGCCCGGACATCGGCTACACGGTGTACTTCGGCGCGCAGCGAGCCACGAAGGTCAGCCTGATCGACCCCAGCACACTGCAGGTAGAGACGCCGTCGGTGCCGGAGCCCGTCGAGGTGGACATCGTGGTGCGCGCCGACGACGGCCCCGCGTTCCGGATCGCGCACGGCTACAACTACGTGGACCAGAGCGGAAACGTCATGGAGCAGGTAGGCTCTGGCCCCGCCCGCCAAGAGGGTGAGAGCAACCTCGCCTACTGAGGGGTCGCTCCTCGACCGAACATGCCCGGGACGGCGCAGGGAGCGAGGATGGCGGCGGCATGCCCAACACGGGGCCCGCAGCTCCCCCGCAGGCTCCCGCGTCGGCCCCGCGCCTACTGTCCGATGACCGGGGTCTGTCCTGCGAGGGCCTGAAGGAGGAAACGCCCGGTGTCCGTGCGCCCCTCCGCCGTCTGCGACGAGACGAAGTGACCGTCCACGGGCGGGGTCGGCTGGTACTGCCGGTGACCGATGGTCACCATCTCGCCGCTGACCATCCGATTCGCGCTCAGCGGCGCGTCGACCTGGTTCACCCCGAACATGACCAGCGTGGGGTTGACCGACACGATCCCACCAGCGACGGCGTAAGCCTGCATGGTGGCCTCGGGGCTGTAGGTATCCCCGAGCCCGTAGGTCATGAAGACGTTCGTCCCCACCTGACCAACGTGAGGGTTGCGCGAGAGACGCCGCGCGACGTTCACCGGGTCCGCCACATCGAAGAACATCTGGAACAGCGCGAGCGCTGGATGCATGTCGCCAGTCGGCAGCGAACCGTCTGGGTTGATGTCCCGCAGCGCGAGGGGCAGCAGACTGCGGATGTCGACGGGCTGCGTCTTGTTCAACAAGGACTGCGTGAGATCGCCACCCACGCCGCTCAGGACGACGTGACGCGCGAGGGGCTCGTCGGAGAGCATCATCGCCGCGTGCGTCGCGCCCTGCGAGTGCATGAGCATCGCGGTGTGGGCGATGTCGAACGAGAAGCCCTCGGGGATGGGGGAGTCGCTCATGGCGACCGAGCCCTGCTCGAGGAAGTAGAGCACGCTCATGAGGTCCGCAGCGCCCTGTAGGACGTTGTCGCGCGCCGCACGCGGGTTGATGAAGTTGAAGAACAGCGTCTCGGGCCCTTCGGAGGTGGCGCCCCGCCGCGACCCGTGCATCGGGAGGTCTATCGAGATGGTGGCGGCCCGCACCGTGGCCGCACCCGAGACCGCGTCCGCGACGTCGCCTGCGCGCCCCCCGTCGATGGCGTCGCGGAACGACCCGCCCGTCCCGTGCCCCGTGAACAGCACGGGCCAACCCTCGACCGGCATGGTGGCGTTCTTGGGGATCGTGATGGCGACGCAGACGTCTTCCGTCCGGGCGATGACGGGGGCGCCTGCGTCGTAGGCGATGGCTCCACCGTCGGCCGGCGTGCTGTAGGGGGGCGTGCCCGCCTGGAAGATGGGCAGCGCGATGCGGCCGTGGATCTCGTAGAAGTCGGGGTCTGCGGCCCCGCAGGCACCGCGGCCAGTGGCGGCGTCGAGGCAGGGTGAGGTCACACCCGTGTCGCACAAGGTGAGGTCGCTGAGCGTGGGCACGTTGCCTGCGCGGATGGTCTCCCGGAAAGCAGTCATCTCGGGCTCGCGCTGTGTGGTGAAGACCGTCGCGTTGAGCACGTCGGCGGTGTCGAGCTCCGCGTCGGTGGCGAGGAACGCCCGCAGCGGCGCATAGGCATCCCAAGCGGGCCCGAGGATGACGTCGGCTGGGCGCGTATCGCCGAGCAGCGCGTCGAGATCCGGCGAGCGCGCGAAGGTGCCTCCAATGCTCTCGGCGGGCAGCAGCGAGGTGTCGAGCACGACGGCGTAGGTGGTGCCAGGGAGCAACGGCTGGCCATGCAGCGTGCGCAGGCCGAGCCAATCCTCGCAGATGTACTTGCTGATCGGACCGAACGTGTTGAGCCAGGAGGCGAGGTGGCGCGTCCCGTACTCGGGCGAGTCCGGGTCGACGTTGACGAAGTGGATGGCTCCCCCCGACGTCTCCCAGTCATAGCCCCGCGAGAAGCGGAAGAAGA contains:
- a CDS encoding IPT/TIG domain-containing protein; translation: MHTVSSSSLRRPLKRRLTRSFGTLLLGAAAALGTAACGDDTGELEILRVDPQAGAIQGQQRVTIQGRNFRPDIGYTVYFGAQRATKVSLIDPSTLQVETPSVPEPVEVDIVVRADDGPAFRIAHGYNYVDQSGNVMEQVGSGPARQEGESNLAY